Proteins from a single region of Calypte anna isolate BGI_N300 chromosome 26, bCalAnn1_v1.p, whole genome shotgun sequence:
- the MED20 gene encoding mediator of RNA polymerase II transcription subunit 20 isoform X2 yields MYVMHNSEYPLSCFALFENGPCLIADANFDILMVKLKGFFQNAKANKIESRGTRYQYCDFLVKVGTVTMGPSARGISVEVEYCPCVIANDCWNLLLEFMQSFMGNHTPGVPSVFGTKHDSIYSPSDTMGQYMELFNKIRKQQAVPVAGIR; encoded by the exons ATGTATGTGATGCACAATTCTGAGTATCCCCTGAGCTGCTTCGCTCTCTTTGAAAACGGTCCCTGCCTGATAGCAGATGCTAACTTTGATATCCTCATGGTGAAGCTGAAAGGCTTCTTCCAAAATGCCAAGGCCAACAAGATAGAGAGCCGGGGCACCCGCTACCAGTACTGTGACTTCTTGGTGAAGGTGGGCACGGTCACAATGGGGCCCAGTGCCCGGGGGATATCTGTGGAG GTGGAATATTGCCCCTGCGTGATCGCCAACGACTGCTGGAACCTGCTGCTGGAGTTCATGCAGAGCTTCATGGGGAACCACACTCCTGGGGTTCCCTCTGTCTTTGGCACCAAGCATGACAGCATCTACAGCCCCTCTGACACCATGGGGCAGTACATGGAGCTCTTCAACAAGATCCGCAAGCAGCAGGCGGTGCCGGTGGCAGGGATCAGGTGA